A window from Calliopsis andreniformis isolate RMS-2024a chromosome 5, iyCalAndr_principal, whole genome shotgun sequence encodes these proteins:
- the LOC143178965 gene encoding uncharacterized protein LOC143178965: MKNFEAFPDHRFIFDKSQDPLLGNMLFSLRSEEWKEERALVSTTFTSSKLKTMFPLILDRAQDYARYVSKLPENERDVELKDLLTKYTNDVIASCAFGVTVDTKKDPKNAIYVHGRSATNFATFRVSITMLLYRTAPKLARFLGLKFVTKKDSDFFYNVISSTVKAREKQNISRPDMIQLLMDIRNKKQHGKILSIDKITSHSYTFFFGGFDTVASQLSFVLYHLAVNSEVHDKLQKEIDDVLEDTQGSVTYESIMGMQYLDAVINESMRISPVAPFLDRVAVKKFELPPALPGAKPLVVEPDTTLWLPVYSIQHDPNHFPDPEKFDPERFLGDGKKLVNSSTLIAFGIGPRICIGNRFALMNMKVIIFQLLSRCNFKRCSKTTVPLKIANRVMTFAPQNGFWVKIEPRKHVSPFLETCTTNGQLNVGSASEEILSFRYSVFCMYTLVISVNVAKWKQMFFQLDILNQYLFKNTIIYVVLQEILEFLLHICIVNMKPFSIHYWIINHQKCNLTVFHLSTRSVDNTFIVIFCCNCSAIKLLYAIMWSYTRNNLRSHIHTVEHRHVSVMLSTLNKELNLTNTHFLFCLDDKFIVILSFVVTTKIDYVVSKYKFLNNKLAHSLSVFHPFALLHVLEKFAKTHFKLFVHFHDFLIFDKLFKKYIGNLLQSLFYKVLGISYMCMLQLKFHEHVLTIETFLCSYLLYNMTRARLSRRSHYQMRHINHNKLFATKLLHICTQIFLFKSIEDNQPTSPTRTGLTIGDPQCCPCKGRLHIQRNFMYRLSSYPTDRKRRIVHYVIGLYIDKIEEVPNFVEALLKIIHTRRSEQHSPTGVNNSKHHVWCFCKYLRYSLRGNSFVPVFYILKSRRYSTNSIKYLFKNTIMYMVLQEILEFLLHICIVNMKSFKSSKVQRNCFLPLINTLLINVYGNINNSNKIYACNNVQNLRNKLRSHIDTVAVNVLNKRIIEYRHVSVMLTALNKELNLTNTHFLFCLDEEFTVTLSFVITTYIDYRIHFLCSFSICHNKLFAPKLLHICTQIFLFKSIEDNQRHIRFEVNKSLSASVTHNFLGVKADYRFNEISCTPRFITKLRGLNVEVQGQHSPTVFSESDHGIAMESLTYILSVLAAIVAIYYYLLKPRNIFKEHGVPYIPPWPILGNFEWFFFGKQGFYEQQQEVYNLQPNAKYVGYYEFLRPVIVLRDIDLIKSVTMKNVETFPNRRIDFAKKLDPLLSSTLFSLRSEEWKDERAVVSAAFTSSKIKSMFPLLDNCAQEYARYVSKLPENERDIELKDFLAKYTNDVIASCAFGLIVDSKKDPKNAIYTHGCNATNFASLRMTTIMLLYRMAPKLARFLGLKFVAKKDSDFFYNVISSTVKTREEQNISRPDMIQLLMETRNRKQPGKILSIDDITYHCFSFFFAGFDIVSSQLSFVLYDLAVYSEVHDKLQKEIDEVLEDTQGNVTYDSIMGMKYLDAVINESMRISPVGNSLDRLAVKKFELPPTLPGAKPWIVKPGTSVWLPVYSIHHDPNHFPDPEKFDPGRFLRDGKKILNSGTFMPFGIGARMCIGKTLALLEMKVLIFHLLARCDFKCCSRSTVPLKLAIGVMALAAQNGFWVKIEPRKHVSPFLDACMTNGTLNVGSE; this comes from the exons ATGAAAAATTTCGAAGCTTTCCCAGACCATCGTTTCATATTTGACAAGTCTCAGGATCCGTTACTCGGGAACATGCTCTTCAGCCTGAGAAGTGAAGAGTGGAAGGAGGAGAGAGCTCTAGTGTCGACCACGTTCACATCGAGCAAACTTAAGACTATGTTCCCACTGATCTTGGACCGTGCACAGGACTACGCTCGATATGTATCCAAATTGCCAGAAAATGAACGTGACGTCGAGCTGAAAGATCTCCTCACCAAGTACACGAACGACGTGATAGCCAGCTGTGCATTTGGAGTTACCGTGGACACCAAGAAGGACCCTAAGAATGCGATCTACGTCCACGGCCGCAGCGCCACTAATTTTGCCACATTTCGAGTGTCAATAACTATGCTCCTATACAGGACTGCTCCGAAACTTGCACGTTTTTTGGGCCTGAAGTTTGTTACGAAAAAAGACTCAGATTTCTTCTACAATGTAATATCATCCACAGTGAAGGCTCGCGAAAAACAAAATATCTCTAGACCAGACATGATCCAGTTGCTGATGGATATAAGAAACAAGAAGCAGCATGGGAAAATACTTTCAATCGACAAGATTACGAGTCATAGTTACACCTTCTTCTTTGGTGGTTTCGATACCGTTGCCTCTCAACTGTCTTTCGTCTTATACCATTTGGCAGTGAACTCTGAGGTCCATGACAAACTCCAAAAAGAAATCGATGATGTTCTAGAGGATACGCAGGGCAGCGTGACCTACGAGAGTATAATGGGTATGCAGTACCTGGACGCGGTTATTAACGAATCAATGAGAATAAGCCCGGTAGCACCTTTTCTAGACAGAGTTGCTGTGAAGAAGTTTGAGCTACCTCCAGCATTGCCTGGAGCCAAACCATTAGTTGTCGAACCTGACACAACGCTCTGGTTACCAGTTTACTCGATTCAACACGATCCTAATCATTTCCCTGATCCCGAGAAATTTGATCCTGAGCGGTTCCTAGGCGATGGGAAGAAATTAGTGAACTCTAGCACACTTATAGCGTTCGGAATTGGGCCCAGGATATGTATCGGCAATAGATTTGCATTAATGAATATGAAGGTGATAATTTTCCAATTATTATCTCGTTGCAACTTTAAGCGGTGCTCAAAGACGACCGTGCCATTGAAGATAGCCAATAGAGTAATGACTTTTGCACCCCAGAACGGATTTTGGGTGAAGATAGAACCTAGGAAGCATGTGTCCCCATTTCTTGAAACCTGTACGACCAATGGACAATTAAACGTAGGGAGTG CTTCAGAAGAAATTCTTTCCTTCCGGTATTCTGTATTCTGTATGTATACACTCGTGATTAGCGTGAACGTTGCTAAATGgaaacaaatgtttttccaattGGACATATTAAATCA ATATTTATTCAAGAATACCATTATCTACGTGGTATTACAAGAAATCTTAGAATTCCTTCTACATATTTGTATAGTAAACATGAAACCATTTAGTATACATTATTGGATAATT AATCATCAAAAGTGCAACTTAACTGTTTTCCACTTATCAACGCGCTCTGTAGATAATACTTTTATTGTGATTttctgttgcaattgttctg caataaaacttttgtatgcgaTAATGTGGAGCTACACGAGAAACAATCTGCGGTCACATATACACACCGTGGAG CATCGGCACGTATCTGTGATGTTGTCGACACTAAATAAAGAGTTGAACCTTACTAACACACATTTCCTCTTCTGTTT agacGATAAATTCATAGTTATCTTATCATTTGTAGTTACTACGAAGATTGATTACGTAGTTTCGAAATATA AATTTCTGAACAATAAATTAGCGCATTCACTTTCTGTGT TTCATCCTTTCGCACTTTTACACGTTTTAGAGAAGTTCGCGAAAACTCACTTCAAATTATTCGTTCATTTCCACGACTTCCTTATATTCGATAAGTTATTCAAAAAGTATATTGGAAATTTGTTGCAATCCTTGTTCTATAAAGTCCTTGGTATAAGTTATATGTG TATGCTTCAGCTGAAGTTCCATGAACATGTGCTGACTATAGAAACCTT TTTATGTAGTTATCTATTATACAATATGACTAGAGCAAGGTTATCTCGAAGATCACACTATCAAATGAGACACATAAATCACAACAAACTGTTTGCTACTAAATTACTACATATATGTACCCAAATTTTCCTCTTCAAATCTATAGAGGATAATCAAC CAACTTCGCCTACGCGCACGGGACTAACAATCGGTGACCCACAATGTTGTCCGTGTAAAGGCCGATTACACATTCAACGAAATTTCATGTATCGATTATCTTCTTATCCAACAGATAGAAAAAGGAGAATTGTTCATTATGTAATCGGCCTTTACATCGATAAAATT GAAGAGGTACCTAacttcgttgaggcgctcttgaAGATTATACACACCCGGCGCTCC gagcaacaCTCTCCTACA GGTGTGAATAATTCAAAGCATCATGTTTGGTGTTTTTGTAAATATTTGAGG taTAGTTTGAGAGGAAATTCTTTCGTTCCTGTATTCTATATTCT AAAATCTAGAAGGTATTCAACAAATTCcattaaatatttattcaagAATACCATTATGTACATGGTATTACAAGAAATCTTAGAATTCCTTCTACATATTTGTATAGTAAACATGAAATCATTTA AATCATCAAAAGTGCAACGTAACTGTTTTTTACCGCTTATCAACACGCTCT TGATAAATGTATAtggtaatattaataatagcaataaaatttATGCATGCAATAATGTTCAAAATTT GAGAAACAAACTGCGGTCACATATAGACACTGTGGCGGTCAATGTGTTAAATAAGAGAATCATAGAGTATCGGCACGTGTCTGTTATGTTGACAGCTCTAAATAAAGAGTTGAACCTCACTAACACACATTTCCTCTTCTGTTT agatGAAGAATTCACAGTTACGTTATCATTCGTAATTACTACGTACATTGATTAC CGTATTCACTTTCTGTGT TCATTTAGTATATGTCACAACAAACTGTTTGCTCCTAAATTACTACATATATGTACCCAAATTTTCCTCTTCAAATCTATAGAGGATAATCAACGTCATATCAGATTCGAAGTCAATAAATCTTTAAGCGCA TCGGTGACCCACAATTTTCTCGGTGTAAAGGCTGATTACAGATTCAACGAAATTTCAT GTACACCTAGGTTTATCACAAAATTACGAGGACTGAACGTAGAAG TGCAGGGGCAACACTCTCCTACAGTATTCTCCGAAAGTGATCACGGTATTGCCATGGAGAGTTTAACATATATTTTGTCGGTTCTAGCTGCAATTGTTGCCATTTATTACTACCTTCTCAAGCCACGAAACATTTTTAAAGAACACGGAGTTCCGTATATTCCACCGTGGCCAATTCTCGGAAATTTTGAGTGGTTCTTTTTCGGCAAGCAAGGGTTCTACGAGCAACAACAAGAAGTCTACAATCTGCAACCGAATGCTAAGTACGTCGGTTACTACGAATTTCTTAGACCTGTAATAGTGCTCCGCGACATCGATCTGATCAAATCTGTGACAATGAAAAATGTGGAAACTTTTCCAAATCGTCGTATCGATTTTGCCAAGAAACTGGATCCCTTACTCAGTAGTACACTATTCAGCCTGAGAAGTGAAGAGTGGAAGGACGAGAGAGCTGTAGTCTCGGCCGCGTTCACATCGAGCAAAATTAAAAGTATGTTCCCATTGTTGGACAACTGTGCACAGGAGTACGCTCGATACGTATCCAAATTGCCAGAAAATGAACGTGACATCGAGCTGAAAGATTTCCTCGCCAAATATACGAACGACGTCATAGCCAGCTGTGCGTTTGGACTTATCGTGGACAGCAAGAAGGACCCTAAGAATGCGATCTATACGCACGGCTGCAACGCCACCAATTTTGCCTCACTTCGAATGACAACAATTATGCTCCTATATAGGATGGCTCCGAAACTTGCACGTTTCTTGGGCCTAAAGTTTGTTGCAAAAAAAGACTCGGATTTCTTCTACAATGTAATATCATCCACAGTGAAGACTCGCGAAGAACAAAATATCTCTAGACCAGACATGATTCAGTTGCTGATGGAGACAAGGAATAGGAAGCAGCCTGGGAAGATACTTTCAATCGACGACATTACGTATCATTGTTTCAGCTTTTTCTTTGCTGGTTTCGATATCGTTTCTTCTCAACTGtctttcgtcttatacgatctgGCAGTGTACTCTGAGGTCCATGACAAACTTCAAAAAGAAATCGATGAAGTTCTGGAGGATACGCAGGGCAACGTGACCTACGACAGTATAATGGGTATGAAGTACCTGGACGCGGTTATCAACGAATCAATGAGGATAAGCCCAGTAGGAAATTCTCTAGACAGACTCGCTGTGAAGAAGTTTGAGCTACCTCCAACATTGCCTGGAGCCAAACCGTGGATTGTCAAACCTGGCACATCGGTCTGGTTACCAGTTTACTCGATTCATCACGATCCTAATCATTTCCCCGATCCCGAGAAATTTGATCCTGGTCGATTCCTCCGTGATGGGAAGAAAATACTTAATTCTGGCACATTTATGCCGTTTGGAATTGGTGCCAGGATGTGTATCGGCAAGACACTTGCATTATTAGAAATGAAAGTGTTAATTTTCCATTTATTAGCTCGTTGCGACTTCAAGTGCTGCTCAAGATCGACGGTGCCATTGAAGTTGGCCATTGGGGTAATGGCTTTGGCAGCCCAGAACGGATTCTGGGTAAAGATAGAACCTAGGAAGCATGTGTCTCCATTTCTTGATGCCTGTATGACCAATGGAACATTAAACGTAGGTAGTGAATAA
- the LOC143178968 gene encoding cytochrome P450 9e2-like → MDNLSFILSILAIFLVVYYSLKNRNIFKNHGVPYVSCNPIVGNMGPLLLGKYNLMELLQEIYDSHPEARYVGWYELSSPRILLRDIDLIKSVCIKNFEYFQDHQPATVKELDPLFSMSLFSINGNTWKKTRALTSSALASGNIKVMFKWITKCATNFANDLSTLPKEEREISLKPWVLKYIIDMVMSQVFDISIDSRKDTNNLFHLYTKEAANFDGLMKSFKLLLFRNMQWIAKIVNIKLIRKRVSNFFFDQILSAIKIRDEQGIQKQDILQAMIKMKTFNYIYAYENTY, encoded by the coding sequence ATGGACAACCTGTCGTTCATTCTATCAATTCTAGCAATATTTCTCGTTGTTTATTATTCCTTGAAAAATCGAAACATCTTCAAGAATCATGGAGTGCCATATGTATCCTGCAATCCAATTGTGGGAAACATGGGTCCATTGTTGCTGGGTAAATATAACTTGATGGAACTACTACAAGAAATATACGATTCCCATCCTGAAGCTAGATATGTTGGTTGGTACGAATTAAGCTCTCCAAGAATCCTTCTGCGGGACATCGATCTAATTAAATCCGTGTGTATAAAAAATTTTGAGTATTTCCAAGATCATCAGCCAGCAACTGTCAAGGAACTGGATCCACTTTTCAGTATGTCCCTATTCTCCATCAACGGTAATACGTGGAAGAAAACAAGAGCTCTGACATCATCTGCGCTTGCATCAGGCAACATTAAGGTTATGTTCAAGTGGATAACAAAGTGCGCAACTAATTTCGCTAATGATCTGTCTACATTACCAAAGGAGGAACGCGAGATTAGTCTAAAGCCATGGGTCCTTAAGTACATAATAGACATGGTCATGAGTCAGGTGTTCGATATTTCTATCGATTCGAGAAAAGATACAAACaatttattccatttatacaccAAAGAAGCAGCAAATTTTGACGGATTAATGAAATCATTTAAGTTGTTACTGTTCAGAAATATGCAATGGATCGCGAAAATTGTGAATATCAAGCTGATAAGGAAACGCGTCTCGAATTTCTTCTTCGACCAAATATTGTCTGCCATAAAAATCAGAGATGAACAAGGCATCCAAAAACAGGACATACTCCAGGCGATGATAAAAATGAAAACTTTCAATTATATATATGCTTATGAGAATACTTATTAA